One Aquarana catesbeiana isolate 2022-GZ linkage group LG11, ASM4218655v1, whole genome shotgun sequence genomic window carries:
- the BDNF gene encoding neurotrophic factor BDNF precursor form isoform X1 has translation MFHQVRRVMTILFLTMVISYFSCMKAAPMKEASVRGQSGLAYPGLRTHGTLENIGGPMSGSRGGLPSLTDTFEQVIEELLEEEQTIRQSEENKDSDMYSSRVMLSTQVPLEPPLLFLLEEYKNYLDAANMSMRVRRHSDPARRGELSVCDSISEWVTAADKKTAVDMTGQTVTVLEKVPVPKGQLKQYFYETKCNPMGYMKDGCRGIDKRYWNSQCRTTQSYVRALTMDSKKKVGWRFIRIDTSCVCTLTIKRGR, from the coding sequence TTCCATCAGGTGAGAAGAGTAATGACCATCCTTTTCCTTACTATGGTTATTTCATACTTCAGTTGCATGAAAGCTGCCCCCATGAAAGAAGCCAGTGTCAGAGGACAAAGTGGCCTGGCCTATCCGGGTCTTCGGACCCACGGTACTCTGGAAAACATAGGTGGGCCAATGAGTGGGTCAAGAGGAGGACTTCCATCCTTGACGGATACCTTTGAGCAGGTTATTGAGGAACTCCTAGAGGAGGAACAGACCATAAGGCAGAGCGAGGAGAACAAGGACTCAGATATGTATTCATCTCGAGTTATGTTGAGCACTCAAGTGCCTTTGGAGCCCCCTTTGCTTTTTCTCCTTGAGGAGTACAAAAACTACTTGGATGCTGCAAACATGTCCATGAGAGTGCGTCGCCACTCAGACCCAGCCCGACGTGGGGAGCTGAGCGTGTGTGACAGTATTAGCGAATGGGTGACTGCAGCCGACAAGAAAACTGCAGTGGACATGACAGGACAAACAGTTACTGTTCTTGAAAAAGTCCCAGTACCCAAGGGTCAACTGAAACAATATTTCTATGAGACCAAATGCAATCCAATGGGCTACATGAAGGATGGTTGCAGGGGCATCGACAAGAGGTACTGGAACTCGCAATGCCGAACTACCCAGTCTTACGTGCGCGCGCTCACCATGGATAGCAAAAAAAAAGTCGGCTGGCGCTTTATAAGGATAGACACTTCTTGTGTATGTACACTGACCATTAAAAGAGGAAGATAG
- the BDNF gene encoding neurotrophic factor BDNF precursor form isoform X2 — protein sequence MTILFLTMVISYFSCMKAAPMKEASVRGQSGLAYPGLRTHGTLENIGGPMSGSRGGLPSLTDTFEQVIEELLEEEQTIRQSEENKDSDMYSSRVMLSTQVPLEPPLLFLLEEYKNYLDAANMSMRVRRHSDPARRGELSVCDSISEWVTAADKKTAVDMTGQTVTVLEKVPVPKGQLKQYFYETKCNPMGYMKDGCRGIDKRYWNSQCRTTQSYVRALTMDSKKKVGWRFIRIDTSCVCTLTIKRGR from the coding sequence ATGACCATCCTTTTCCTTACTATGGTTATTTCATACTTCAGTTGCATGAAAGCTGCCCCCATGAAAGAAGCCAGTGTCAGAGGACAAAGTGGCCTGGCCTATCCGGGTCTTCGGACCCACGGTACTCTGGAAAACATAGGTGGGCCAATGAGTGGGTCAAGAGGAGGACTTCCATCCTTGACGGATACCTTTGAGCAGGTTATTGAGGAACTCCTAGAGGAGGAACAGACCATAAGGCAGAGCGAGGAGAACAAGGACTCAGATATGTATTCATCTCGAGTTATGTTGAGCACTCAAGTGCCTTTGGAGCCCCCTTTGCTTTTTCTCCTTGAGGAGTACAAAAACTACTTGGATGCTGCAAACATGTCCATGAGAGTGCGTCGCCACTCAGACCCAGCCCGACGTGGGGAGCTGAGCGTGTGTGACAGTATTAGCGAATGGGTGACTGCAGCCGACAAGAAAACTGCAGTGGACATGACAGGACAAACAGTTACTGTTCTTGAAAAAGTCCCAGTACCCAAGGGTCAACTGAAACAATATTTCTATGAGACCAAATGCAATCCAATGGGCTACATGAAGGATGGTTGCAGGGGCATCGACAAGAGGTACTGGAACTCGCAATGCCGAACTACCCAGTCTTACGTGCGCGCGCTCACCATGGATAGCAAAAAAAAAGTCGGCTGGCGCTTTATAAGGATAGACACTTCTTGTGTATGTACACTGACCATTAAAAGAGGAAGATAG